The genome window TATGGCCCGCATTATGTTCCATGTATGTGCCAACAGCGCCATACCTGCAAAAACAGCTGAAGAACGTATAGAAGAACCTGCCTTTGCATAAACGTCTACGCATATAAAGTATAAGAACAGGCTGCCTCCCCTATAGGCAGCCTGTTTTATTTTATACCTTTTACAGTCAGTAGTATAGCGGTAAAGTTTACAATACAAGCTTGCAAATACTGGCAATCGGGCTGGCAAAAGTGTATCTTTAGGCTTGGCTATACTTCAGACCCGATGGCATCTGTTTTTAAAATCTACTCATCCTCTGCCGGCTCCGGCAAAACTTATGCGCTAACTAAAGAATACCTTAAGCTGGCACTGCATTCTCCTTCGCCGGATTATTACCGCTCTATACTTGCCATAACTTTTACCAATGATGCTGCTGCCGAAATGAAGGAGCGTATACTTGGTGCCCTGCGTGGTTTTAATGACGATACACTTTCTGAAAAAGCAAAAGCGAAAAGCGAAAACCTGCTGGAAGATATTACCACAGACCTGCAGGAAGAATACCCGGAACAAGGGCTGGATAAAGAAGAGATCAGGAAACGGGCTGCCTTGGTTTTCAGGCAGGTACTTTATAACTATGCCGATTTTAGTGTAAGTACAATTGACAGTTTTGTAAACAAGATCGTACAGGCCTTTGCACGTGAGCTGAAAATACCCCACAACTTTGAAGTAGACCTGGACTCGAATACGCTGCTAAACACGGCCGTGTCGCTGCTGCTGGACAAAGTAAAAGATGAAAAAGGTGACCTGCTGACCGAAACTCTGGAACAGTTTATACTGGAGAAAGCCAGCGAAGGCCGCAGCTGGAGCAAATTAAATGAAGAACTTGCCGACTTCGCCAAAAACCTGCTGAACGAACAGGTATACGAAGCCATTACCGATCTGCAGGGCCTCACCCTTGATGATTTCAGGGAAGTGCAACAGCAACTACGGCAAACTAAAAAACAGATTGAGGATGCTATAACAGAGCCTGCCGGCCAGGCGGTGGCGTTAATAGAACAGGCTAACCTGGATGCGGCAGACCTCTCCTATGGCAAAAACGGCATTTACGGCTACTTCTACCGCTGGCTTAAAACTATAGACCTGAACTATAGCAATAGCAACGCGCAGAAAACAGTTGAGAACGACAGCTGGTATAGCGCATCAGCTAAAAAGAACAGCTTTATAGTTAGCCAGATCGATAGTATAAAAGGGCAACTTTCCGAACTATACACGGAGCTTGAATCGCGCAAAGTACAGTATGCCGGCATTTATACTTTACTCAATGCCATTGTGCCACACTTGTATAAACTATCGGTACTGAACGAGTTGGAAAAGTGTCTGCAGGAAATCAAGCTGGATAAGAACACGGTCCATATTTCGGAGTTCAACAAGCGTATTATCGATATAGTACTGAAAGAACCGGTACCGTTTATTTATGAGCGCCTTGGCGAAAAGTATAACCACATCCTGATCGATGAGTTTCAGGATACGTCGATACTGCAATGGAACAACCTGTTGCCGCTGGTAGAGAACGCCCTGGCATCAGGTCATTTCAGTATGGTGGTAGGCGATGCGAAGCAGGCTATTTACCGCTGGCGTGGTGGCGAAATGGAGCAGATTCTGCATTTATATAAAAAGAGCACAGCCAAACTATACCAGAACCGCCGCCACAGCAACCTGATCAGGGAACGTTACCAGACGCTAAATGATGAGGTTTTAACACCTGCTAACCTGAACAAGAACTATAGGAGCCGCGCCGAGATCATCGCTTTTAATAACGACATCTTTACGTTTGCCAGCAAAGCGCACTCTGGTTTTGATATGTTCGGATCGATTTATGATGCTGATTTTGTGCAGGAAGTACCGGACAAGAATAACACAGGTGGCCATATTCAGGTACTTTTTACCTACGACGGCGATGCCAACACCAAGTATAATTTTGACACCTGCACCCGCACCGACGAACTATACCCTAAATATTCCCACTCACAGGAAATAAGCTACGATGAAAGTATGCTGAACATGGTGCAGCACCTGGTAGATAACTCATTGGCCGAAGGCTACGACCTCCGCGACATGGCTATACTTTGCCGCACCAACTATAACAGTAAACTCATAGCCAATTTCCTGAAAGAGCGCCGCTATGACATCATATCACAGGATTCGCTGTCGTTGCAGTTTGCAGAAGTAATAAACCTGGTCATTGCGCTGTTCCGGGTGTTTAACCGGCCTAATGATGCCCTGGCCAAATCAGAAGCTTTATACCTGATAAGCTTGGTTACAAAAAATGAAGTACCAGATGTAAAAGTAACACAGCGTATTGCAGAAGTAGCCAATACACCTGATGCAGCCGTTTTTTATAACTATGTACGTGAGTTGGGTTATGATCTGGATGAGCGCCACACGGGTAACTTATCTATTTATGAACTGACCGAACGCCTCATCCGGATCTTTAATTTGTTAGGGCATAACAACGAGTGCGAGTACATTTTCCGCTTCCTGGACCTGGTGCTGGAGTATAGCTTAAAGAACAGTAACAACCTGAACAATTTCCTGGCTTACTGGGATGTGCAGAAGGAAAAGCTAAGTATAAACACGCCAAAAAACCGAAATGCCATTACCATAACCAGTATCCATAAATCGAAGGGGCTGGCCTACCCAATCGTGATCATACCGTTTGCAGACTGGAGCACTGAACCTAAACGTGGGTCACTGATGTGGAGCCAGCTGCCTGAGAGCGTAACCTATACCGGTAAACTGAGAAGTGTGGCTGTAAACGTCGGATCTAAACTGGAAAGTACTGTCTTGGGCGAACAATATAAAACAGAGATCGAGAAGACGTTTATCGAAAACCTGAACATGCTCTATGTGGCTCTCACCCGCCCTGTTGACAGGTTATACCTGATCGGGAATGCCAAAGATCTGTTGGTAGAAGATAAGATGCCTAAGTCTGATAACCAGGTAAAGAATGTAAGCCATTTACTGTACCAATATCTGAAAGAGAAAGAACTATGGGAACCAGGTAAATTCTGCTACCAACTCGCTAAAGGTAACACAGCACAAAAGCAGCATCAGGCAACCACAAATGACAGCTTTGAACTGAAGCATCTGATCAGCACTGACTGGGAACAGCGCCTGAAAATAAAACAACACGCCAATAACGTATTTGACTTTGCCACACAGCAACGCCAGCGGCAGGTAAACCGGAAGCTGCATTATGCTCTGTCGCGCATCACGTTTGCCCCGGAAGTAAACCAGGTGCTAAGGCAGATGGGCTACGAAGGCATCATTAGCGAGCGTGACAAGCCAGAGTTGCAGCGCCTGCTGACCGAGGTGGTAGAGCATCCTAAAATGACGTACTATTTCTCTGACAAAGTAGCTATTGAACAGGAAAAAGAAGTACTGGATGCCCGTGCTTACCTCTATAAACCCGACCGTATTGTATTTGATGGCGAAGCCGTAACACTGATAGAGTTTAAGACACCGCCACCGGAACCTGAACATCGCAACCGCTTGGACCATTATGCCGTGCGCTTCCGGCAGTTAGGATACAAGAAGGTAAAATGCGTGCTTTACTATTTCGACACGCAGGAGGTAAAAGAATGGCAATACGGCGACAAGCCAGCCGAGCAACTAGGACTTGCATTTTAGTCCTACCACAACTATAAAGTATAAACCAGCACATGGAACAACGCATCACATTAATTACACTTGGAGTTAAGAATCTGCAACGCTCACGGGATTTCTATATCAACACCTTTGGCTGGAAGCCTTTGGACACAAGCAACGAGAGCATCGTCTTCTTCCAACTCAACGGCATACAACTGGCGCTCTTCCCGCAGGAATCTTTAGCAGATGATGCAGGCGTTCCTGCTGA of Pontibacter deserti contains these proteins:
- a CDS encoding UvrD-helicase domain-containing protein; its protein translation is MASVFKIYSSSAGSGKTYALTKEYLKLALHSPSPDYYRSILAITFTNDAAAEMKERILGALRGFNDDTLSEKAKAKSENLLEDITTDLQEEYPEQGLDKEEIRKRAALVFRQVLYNYADFSVSTIDSFVNKIVQAFARELKIPHNFEVDLDSNTLLNTAVSLLLDKVKDEKGDLLTETLEQFILEKASEGRSWSKLNEELADFAKNLLNEQVYEAITDLQGLTLDDFREVQQQLRQTKKQIEDAITEPAGQAVALIEQANLDAADLSYGKNGIYGYFYRWLKTIDLNYSNSNAQKTVENDSWYSASAKKNSFIVSQIDSIKGQLSELYTELESRKVQYAGIYTLLNAIVPHLYKLSVLNELEKCLQEIKLDKNTVHISEFNKRIIDIVLKEPVPFIYERLGEKYNHILIDEFQDTSILQWNNLLPLVENALASGHFSMVVGDAKQAIYRWRGGEMEQILHLYKKSTAKLYQNRRHSNLIRERYQTLNDEVLTPANLNKNYRSRAEIIAFNNDIFTFASKAHSGFDMFGSIYDADFVQEVPDKNNTGGHIQVLFTYDGDANTKYNFDTCTRTDELYPKYSHSQEISYDESMLNMVQHLVDNSLAEGYDLRDMAILCRTNYNSKLIANFLKERRYDIISQDSLSLQFAEVINLVIALFRVFNRPNDALAKSEALYLISLVTKNEVPDVKVTQRIAEVANTPDAAVFYNYVRELGYDLDERHTGNLSIYELTERLIRIFNLLGHNNECEYIFRFLDLVLEYSLKNSNNLNNFLAYWDVQKEKLSINTPKNRNAITITSIHKSKGLAYPIVIIPFADWSTEPKRGSLMWSQLPESVTYTGKLRSVAVNVGSKLESTVLGEQYKTEIEKTFIENLNMLYVALTRPVDRLYLIGNAKDLLVEDKMPKSDNQVKNVSHLLYQYLKEKELWEPGKFCYQLAKGNTAQKQHQATTNDSFELKHLISTDWEQRLKIKQHANNVFDFATQQRQRQVNRKLHYALSRITFAPEVNQVLRQMGYEGIISERDKPELQRLLTEVVEHPKMTYYFSDKVAIEQEKEVLDARAYLYKPDRIVFDGEAVTLIEFKTPPPEPEHRNRLDHYAVRFRQLGYKKVKCVLYYFDTQEVKEWQYGDKPAEQLGLAF